The Helianthus annuus cultivar XRQ/B chromosome 16, HanXRQr2.0-SUNRISE, whole genome shotgun sequence genome includes a window with the following:
- the LOC110897952 gene encoding putative aldehyde oxidase Art an 7 — translation MPLVIQTYLIFLLHILFASSVLAAPDIVGLLTQDRGGLADGGSDYAKPEVETQFMGNWIIDNPNAGVAAMQLQLMPNDKVVWFDTTSLGPSGLKLPEGVLCPSNPDTKNEPDCYAHAIAYDWKTTKYRTLTLKGDAWCSSGNLWPNGNLMATGGTLSGDRAIRVLANDDPKADFDTRIGVLAAVRWYSSNQVLPDGSAAVVGGRDSYSYEIVPPQMEFKHRKFDLPFLQQTTTPPLGPGRPVENNLYPFLYLLPDGNLFLFANNRAISFTPQTGQVVREYPELKGGSRNYPPSGMSALFPLKLTADHKPLNTEIVICGGNDPKAYEVVDARHVHDKQFMTALQDCHRIQPLNKDATWVEEQKMPSPRTMGDLIHLANGDLLMLNGAKGGTSGWEDARDPNFVPLLYTPYKPMGKRFKELAPTTIARMYHSCSALLPDTRVLVAGSNMHQFYTYTGDYPTELRVERFAPPYCDPALDCARPAICPKATDKVLKYGKPFKITTIRPRLVLGEIKVTLLYPPFTTHGFSQSQRMLIPAITNIENNVITAVAPGSGMLAPPGYYILFVSRLGVPSSGIWVHIE, via the exons ATGCCTTTAGTAATCCAAACATACCTCATTTTCCTCCTTCATATATTGTTTGCATCTTCTGTCCTTGCTGCCCCTGATATAGTCGGCCTTCTCACTCAAGACCGTGGCGGACTCGCGGATGGCGGATCTGACTATGCAAAGCCAGAGGTCGAGACCCAGTTCATGGGCAATTGGATAATCGATAATCCAAATGCAGGTGTGGCAGCCATGCAACTACAGTTGATGCCTAACGATAAGGTCGTCTGGTTTGATACCACATCGCTTGGGCCGTCTGGGCTGAAACTGCCTGAAGGAGTTCTTTGCCCGTCAAATCCAGATACAAAGAACGAGCCTGATTGCTACGCACATGCCATCGCTTACGACTGGAAGACCACAAAGTACAGAACGCTTACG TTGAAGGGTGATGCATGGTGCTCGTCCGGAAACTTGTGGCCAAATGGAAACCTAATGGCTACCGGGGGGACCTTGTCCGGTGATAGGGCTATCCGAGTGCTCGCTAACGATGATCCTAAAGCAGACTTTGATACCAGAATAGGTGTTCTTGCTGCTGTTAGATG GTACTCGTCTAACCAGGTTTTGCCCGACGGGAGTGCTGCCGTCGTGGGAGGCAGAGACTCGTACAGCTACGAGATTGTACCTCCCCAAATGGAATTCAAACATCGGAAATTCGATCTCCCTTTCCTCCAACAAACAACAACACCCCCTTTAGGACCTGGAAGGCCTGTTGAAAACAATCTCTATCCATTTCTTTACCTACTACCCGATGGTAACTTATTCCTCTTCGCCAACAATCGCGCCATCAGCTTCACTCCACAAACGGGCCAAGTTGTCCGTGAGTACCCAGAGTTAAAAGGCGGATCACGCAACTATCCCCCTTCAGGCATGTCTGCGCTTTTCCCTTTAAAACTCACAGCCGATCATAAACCTCTCAATACCGAGATTGTAATCTGTGGTGGTAATGACCCAAAGGCATACGAGGTCGTGGACGCAAGACATGTTCACGACAAGCAGTTCATGACGGCACTCCAAGACTGTCATAGAATTCAGCCATTAAATAAAGATGCAACTTGGGTAGAAGAACAAAAGATGCCATCACCAAGGACCATGGGAGACTTGATACACCTTGCCAATGGTGATCTTTTGATGCTTAATGGTGCGAAAGGCGGCACATCAGGTTGGGAAGATGCCAGGGATCCTAATTTTGTTCCGCTTTTATATACACCATACAAGCCTATGGGTAAGAGGTTTAAAGAATTAGCTCCAACAACAATAGCCAGAATGTATCATTCCTGCTCAGCATTGTTACCTGACACCAGAGTGTTGGTTGCTGGAAGCAACATGCACCAGTTCTACACAtatactggcgactatccaaccGAATTAAGGGTGGAGAGATTTGCTCCACCGTACTGTGACCCTGCCCTTGATTGCGCAAGACCAGCTATCTGCCCCAAGGCTACTGATAAGGTGTTGAAGTATGGGAAACCATTTAAGATTACTACTATTCGTCCTCGGTTGGTGTTGGGTGAGATTAAGGTAACTTTGTTGTACCCACCATTCACCACACATGGTTTCTCCCAGAGCCAGAGGATGCTCATTCCGGCTATAACAAACATTGAGAATAATGTGATCACCGCGGTTGCACCTGGAAGCGGAATGCTGGCTCCTCCCGGGTACTACATTTTGTTTGTAAGTCGCCTCGGTGTACCTAGCTCTGGTATTTGGGTCCACATTGAGTAA